A genome region from Cutaneotrichosporon cavernicola HIS019 DNA, chromosome: 5 includes the following:
- a CDS encoding uncharacterized protein (RNA recognition motif), which produces MSAAKVYVGNLSWNTTDEVLHQTFASYGQVLDYIVMKDRETGRSRGFGFTYATQAEADAAINAMNEQELDGRRVRVNMANSKPAGGGYGGGYGSGYSGGGGGYGGGYGGQGGYGGGYGGQGGYGGGYGGQGGYGGGYGGQQGYAGGQGGYGGQQGFGGQQGFAGGQGGYGGQQAGFGGQQGGYGGGYSGQQGFQQGGEQGGYGGAPAQQGGFNDGGGYGGAYLFSSPIRVLVLTFQATRAARAATASTKLFPSDYVFAVSVSR; this is translated from the exons ATGTCTGCCGCAAAGGTTTACGTCG GTAACCTCTCTTGGAACACTACCGATGAGGTGCTCCACCAG ACCTTCGCTTCGTACGGGCAGGTCCTCGACTACATTGTCATGAAGGACAGAGAGACCggccgctcgcgcggctTTGGCTTT ACCTACGCCACCCAGGCTGAGGCTGACGCCGCCATCAACGCGATGAACGagcaggagctcgacggccgTCGCGTTCGCGTCAACATGGCCAACTCCAAGcccgccggcggcggctaCGGCGGTGGCTACGGCTCTGGCT acagcggtggtggtggtggctaCGGCGGTGGCTACGGTGGCCAGGGCGGCTACGGTGGCGGCTACGGCGGCCAGGGTGGCTACGGTGGTGGCTACGGTGGTCAGGGTGGCTACGGTGGTGGCTACGGCGGCCAGCAGGGCTACGCCGGCGGCCAGGGTGGTTACGGTGGCCAGCAGGGCTTCGGCGGCCAGCAGGGCTTCGCTGGTGGCCAGGGCGGCTACGGCGGCCAGCAGGCTGGCTTCGGTGGCCAGCAGGGCGGCTACGGCGGTGGTT ACAGCGGCCAGCAGGGCTTCCAGCAGGGCGGCGAACAGGGCG GCTACGGCGGCGCTCCCGCTCAACAGGGCGGCTTCAACGACGGTGGTGGCTATGGCGGTGCATATCTCTTTTCCTCTCCCATCCGAGTCCTTGTGCTGACTTTCCAGGCAACCAGGGCGGCCAGGGCGGCTACGGCCAGTACTAAACTGTTCCCATCCGACTA TGTGTTCGCTGTATCAGTCTCGCGTTGA
- a CDS encoding uncharacterized protein (Ion channel regulatory protein UNC-93), which produces MGRFSSFGERLASLKIGSVRYNSPKVQVFLIGFVCFLTPGMFNAISNLGAGGAQDVSLVDITSSLLYAMFCLVGFVSGSVHNVIGSRLTLFIGACGYPIYVGGLWALQVHHVRPFLIVSGAILGACAGLLWTAQGTIMMAYPMEKDKGRSFGIFWAVFSMGAVVGASIALGIQWKQGKEPNASTGVYLAFTILMLCGVAASQLVLPAKHIVREDGTLVELEATLSVKEEVREFFRQFKDWRMLALFPMFFASNYFYAYQGAVVPFIFNGRSRALSSLITNLGAVIGGLFVGFLLDLIPAQRRTRAMIGWLVVFVFVGSVWGGGVAFQRLFSRVPTPEESWRLDYNEGHAPQAYGLLFMYYFTDSLFQGLAYYIMASLSNNPFKLARMTGYYKSVQSAGAAISFGMDAVKTPYLTEQIVSWLLMFCSMPLALLVIRTIKETNYDDEQTLHVEDVPEDKLHAALPAGHHAAHHDLETASESRFKEEQEYHERP; this is translated from the exons ATGGGTCGCTTTTCATCTTtcggcgagcgccttgcATCGCTCAAGATCGGTAGCGTGCGAT ACAACTCGCCCAAGGTCCAGGTCTTCCTGATCGGTTTCGTGTGCTTCCTTACCCCGGGCATGTTCAACGCCATTTCCAACCTCGGCGCAGGTGGTGCGCAGGACGTCTCGCTCGTGGACATTACCTCGTCTCTTCTTTACGCCATGTTCTGCCTGGTCGGCTTCGTCTCCGGTTCGGTCCAC AACGTTATCGGCTCGCGTCTCACTCTTTTCATCGGTGCTTGCGGTTACCCCATCTACGTCGGTGGCCTTTGGGCTCTCCAGGTTCACCACGTTCGTCCTTTCCTCATTGTTTCTGGTGCCATTCTTGGCGCTTGTGCTGGTCTTCTTTGGACTGCTCAGGGCACAATCATGATGGCCTACCCTATGGAGAAGGATAAGGGTCGCTCTTTCGGCATCTTCTGGGCCGTCTTCTCGATGGGCGCagtcgtcggcgcgtcgattgccctcggcatccAGTGGAAGCAGGGCAAGGAGCCCAACGCCTCTACCGGTGTCTACCTGGCCTTTACCATCCTCATGCTCTGCGGTGTTGCCGCCtcccagctcgtcctgcCCGCCAAGCACATTGTCCGTGAAGACGGTaccctcgtcgagctcgaggcgacGCTCTcggtcaaggaggaggtccGCGAGTTCTTCCGCCAGTTCAAGGACTGGCGCATGCTTGCCCTCTTCCCCATGTTCTTTGCTAGCAACTACTTTTACGCC TACCAGGGTGCGGTTGTCCCCTTCATCTTCAACGGCCGTTCGCGCGCCCTCTCGTCGCTCATCACCAACCTCGGTGCCGTCATCGGTGGCCTGTTCGTCGGTttcctccttgacctcaTCCCCGCCCAGCGCCGCACTCGTGCCATGATCGGCTGGCTCGTCGTTTTCGTTTTCGTCGGCTCGGTCTGGGGCGGCGGTGTTGCATTCCAGAGGCTCTTCTCGCGTGTCCCCACCCCGGAGGAGTCGTGGCGCCTCGACTACAACGAGGGCCACGCTCCTCAGGCGTACGGTCTCCTTTTC ATGTACTACTTCACCGACTCTCTCTTCCAGGGCCTCGCCTACTACATCATGGCTTCGCTCTCCAACAACCCCTTCAAGCTCGCCCGCATGACCGGCTACTACAAGAGTGTTCAGTCTGCCGGTGCCGCCATCTCGTTTGGCATGGACGCCGTCAAGACCCCCTACCTCACTGAGCAGATCGTTTCGTGGCTCCTCATGTTCTGCTCGATGCctcttgccctcctcgtcatccgcaCCATCAAGGAGACCAactacgacgacgagcagaCCCTCCACGTCGAGGATGTGCCAGAGGACAAGCtccacgccgccctccccgccggccaccacgccgcccaccACGACCTTGAGACCGCCTCGGAGTCGAGGttcaaggaggagcaggagtACCACGAGCGCCCTTGA
- the RRP36 gene encoding uncharacterized protein (rRNA biogenesis protein RRP36), producing the protein MPRKPALKRPPPKFADDDDILDPDSEEDEFTDYVATSRRPAASSEDDDEGSDGSDAEFDSEDEGDGVGMYEADEWDAADSDSDSEPEDEDTTKLRKLKKGLDDIPLDTLMRVQARMGVASTQPVGREEKLAKAKAKLAAMQRAKGKALGVEDEEAPRRKKRFESESENESDEDLSRSNKHAPVAMSSKKQVSRRRGVIDVPRAERRDPRFSSISAEKANADVHAKRYAFVPELLDAEVKSLYTQVVAAKKAEKACKLVDKPRFTEAREEIERELAQVRTRLDRARTEQREREVLAKLRGEENARRKEGKGAWYLKKSEKKDLLLQARFEAIEKKGGARAVKKVVEKKRKKVAGKEKKSRPFKAGGFAEGGSGEKRRRVG; encoded by the exons ATGCCTAGGAAACCTGCACTCAAGCGCCCACCGCCCAAGTtcgcggacgacgacgacatcctcgaccccgactcggaagaggacgagtttACCGACTACGTCGCGACCTCGCGTCGGCCAGCCGCCTCTTccgaagacgacgacgaaggTTCTGACGGGTCAGATGCCGAGTTCGActcggaggacgagggtgatGGCGTGGGCATGTACGAGGCAGACGAGTGGGACGCTGCTGATTCCGATTCCGACTCGGAACCCGAAGACGAGGACACCACAAAGCTA cgtaagctcaagaagggcCTGGACGATATCCCCCTCGACACGCTCATGCGCGTACAGGCTCGCATGGGGGTTGCGTCCACCCAGCCGGTCGGGCGCGAGGAGAAACTCGCCAAGGCTAAAGCCAAGTTGGCTGCCATGCAGCgggccaagggcaaggctTTGggggtcgaggatgaggaggcgCCGCGGAGGAAGAAACGGTttgagagcgagagcgagaacGAAAGTGACGAGGACCTGTCCCGGAGCAACAAGCATGC TCCCGtcgccatgtcgtcgaAAAAGCAAgtctcgcgccgccgggGTGTGATTGATGTTCCCCGCGCCGAACGCCGCGACCCCCGTttctcctccatctcagCTGAGAAAgccaacgccgacgtccATGCCAAACGCTACGCATTTGTGCCCGaactcctcgacgccgaggtcaagagCCTGTACACCCAAGTCGTtgccgccaagaaggccgagaaggcgtGCAAGCTTGTCGACAAGCCCCGCTTCACCGAGGCCAGggaggagattgagcgcgagcttgcgcagGTTCGCACGCGCTTGGATCGGGCACGAACGGAACAGCGCGAGCGGGAGGTGCTTGCCAAGCTTAGGGGAGAGGAGAATGCGCGCCGGAAAGAGGGTAAGGGAGCTTGGTATCTCAAGAAgagcgagaagaaggactTGCTCCTCCAGGCCCGGTTTGAGGCTAttgagaagaagggcgggGCGAGGGCCGTTAAGAAGGTCGttgagaagaagaggaagaaggtggCCGGCAAAGAGAAGAAGAGCCGGCCGTTCAAAGCGGGTGGGTTTGCCGAGGGCGGAAGCGGAGAGAAGCGCCGCCGTGTCGGGTAG
- a CDS encoding uncharacterized protein (Domain of unknown function (DUF4078)) → MSNNVSQASLLGLKAITAEHAERFEKEGRTATRGAARPKAVEKIKDPFLRSSPGLVKRLAREARNDARRRHFDNDGPSDEQRRAILEAKALKYDALKRGDLSGFTERELAEANIDFTGNDEWSDHSSDVDESAMAPKRWSDGEVDTLDDMDRVEIASKVHHMPKSNGDQNYFPVYEPDPEELKKKYMEAEAAARAHHYDSTKEVRVRGAGAYQFSLDEEKRAEQMASLDAERLATERAQGEAKQRGGFSAARQAYSNRIEARRERVEAKRAKLLGGPEKLVDLRRKQREEEATKLLDDFETELRRSQSPQTIKMRVDRCDFSGYKVYPSRGKVYVRGDSKTFRFSGSKSESLFLQRKNPRKIAWTQVYRRMHKKGITEEVAKKRSRKNVKRGVVGADLASILAKRTAKPEVRQAARQAAITKAKAAKKEKETKKAARPQTAGHAKVSKQAAKGFAQKVGR, encoded by the exons ATGTCCAATAACGTCTCCCAGGCCTCGCTGCTTGGGCTGAAAGCGATTACAGCCGAGCATGCCGAACGCTTCGAGAAGGAAGGCCGCACGGccacgcgcggcgcggcgcgtcccAAAGCCGTCGAGAAGATCAAAGACCCCTTCCTCCGTTCTTCGCCGGGGCTCGTGAAGCGCCTGGCCCGCGAGGCACGTAATGATGCAAGACGACGACACTTTGACAACGACGGGCCTAGCGACGAGCAGCGTCGCGCAATCCTCGAAGCAAAGGCGCTCAAgtacgacgcgctcaagcgcggTGACCTGTCTGGCTTCAcggagcgcgagcttgcggaGGCCAACATTGAC TTTACGGGCAATGACGAATGGTCAGATCACTCGTCGGACGTGGATGAGTCGGCGATGGCACCGAAGCGGTGGTCagatggcgaggttgacacgctcgacgacatggaccGCGTCGA GATCGCGAGCAAGGTTCATCATATGCCGAAGTCCA atgGGGACCAGAACTACTTCCCCGTGTACGAGCCCGACCCAgaggagctcaagaagaagtacatggaggccgaggcagcggcgcgcgcccaCCACTACGACTCAAccaaggaag TGCGGGTACGCGGTGCTGGCGCGTACCAGTtctcgctcgacgaggagaagcgcgcaGAGCAGATGGCGTCGCTGGATGCCGAACGGCTCGCGACGGAGCGCGCACAGGGGGAAGCCAAGCAGCGAGGGGGATTCAGTGCGGCACGGCAAGCGTACAGTAACCGTATCGAGGCGCGGCGTGAGCGAGTGGAGGCCAAGCGGGCCAAGCTGCTCGGAGGGCCAGAGAAGCTGGTGGACCTGCGACGGAAGcagagagaggaggaggcgactAAGCTTTTGGATGACTTTGAGACCGAGTTGAGGCGGAGTCAGAGCCCA CAAACCATCAAA ATGCGCGTCGACCGCTGCGACTTCTCCGGCTACAAGGTCTACCCCTCGCGGGGTAAGGTCTACGTCCGCGGTGACTCGAAG actTTCCGTTTCTCTGGCTCGAAGAGCGAGTctctcttcctccagcGCAAGAACCCCCGCAAGATTGCTTGGACCCAGGTCTACCGCCGCATGCACAAGAAGGGCATCACTGAGGAGGTTGCCAAGAAGCGCAGCAGGAAGAACGTCAAG CGTGGTGTTGtcggcgccgacctcgcgtcCATCCTCGCTAAGCGCACTGCCAAGCCCGAGGTTCGCCAGGCTGCCCGCCAGGCCGCCAtcaccaaggccaaggccgccaagaaggagaaggagaccAAGAAGGCTGCGCGTCCCCAGACTGCTGGCCACGCCAAGGTCTCGAAGCAGGCCGCCAAGGGCTTTGCCCAGAAGGTTGGCCGCTAA
- the YEA4 gene encoding uncharacterized protein (UDP-N-acetylglucosamine transporter) has translation MSNRPIFGALAESAAGEWLAILSLVFGGCCSNVWALEAVLKSYPSSGTFLTFAQFIYVAVQTFGSQLVWTKGRWTPIWRRNVVPIKRWMVQVVLFFAVSLMNNYAFGLKIPVTVHIIFRSGGLCVSMLTGYFLGRKRYSPGQIFAGVIITVGIVLATISAPRPPRKMSTVASTTDTEAEYFSENVQYVAGIGLLSLALFLSAWLGLWQESTYRQYGNQWREALFYNHFLSLPFFLPMYASLSRTFNAYISSPPITLFAVPTPDVALFPHVDDAKRQLFRWRDVAVPGAVFALGVNVITQGLCIRGVNRLTSRVSSTTVNLILTVRKAVSLALSVWYYGSGWSWGLIVGGAMVLGGTLVYSTAAPPRVEPSKKEKEKDAVELDDRGNESDTNSVSTAVNVRTNGVGSAPDALRQR, from the exons ATGTCCAATCGCCCCATCTTCGGCGCCCTGGCAGAAAGCGCCGCCGGCGAGTGGCTCGCTATCCTCTCCCTCGTCTTCGGAGGCTGCTGCTC CAACGTATGGGCACTAGAGGCGGTCCTCAAGAGCTACCCATCCTCTG GTACATTTCTCACCTTTGCCCAGTTCATCTATGTCGCTGTGCAGACGTTCGGCTCCCAGCTCGTCTGGACCAAAGGCCGCTGGACTCCAATATGGCGACGCAACGTCGTCCCCATCAAGCGATGGATGGTCCAGGTTgtcctcttcttcgccgTCAGCCTAA TGAACAACTACGCGTTCGGCCTCAAG ATCCCCGTCACGGTCCACATCATTTTCCGCTCTGGCG gccTGTGCGTCTCGATGCTCACGGGTTATTTTCTTGGCCGAAAACGATACTCGCCGGGCCAGATT TTCGCCGGAGTCATCATCACTGTTGGCATCGTGCTCGCAACCATTTCGGctccgcggccgccgcgtaAGATGTCCACAGTGGCGTCCACTACCGACACCGAAGCGGAATACTTCTCCGAGAATGTGCAGTACGTCGCTGGCATTGGCCTGCTTTCGCTCGCACTCTTCCTCTCGGCCTGGCTCGGCCTGTGGCAGGAAAGCACATACCGGCAGTACGGCAACCAGTGGCGTGAGGCCCTCTTTTACAAC cacTTCCTGTCCCTCCCGTTCTTCCTCCCGATGTACGCGTCTCTGTCAAGAACGTTCAACGCGTACATCTCCTCACCGCCCATCACACTGTTTGCAGTGCCGACACCAGACGTCGCGCTGTTCCCGCATGTTGATGATGCGAAGCGCCAGCTTTTCCGGTGGCGAGACGTCGCAGTCCCGGGTGCGGTGtttgcgctcggcgtcaacGTCATAACACAGGGGTTATGTATCCGTGGCGTGAATCGCTTAACATCT CgcgtctcgtcgacgaccgTCAATCTCATCCTCACTGTGCGCAAGGCCGTgtccctcgccctctctgTATGGTACTACGGCAGCGGCTGGTCGTGGGGCCTTATCGTCGGTGGCGCGATGGTGCTTG gcgGCACACTAGTCTACTCAACGGCCGCACCCCCCCGAGTTGAGCCGtccaagaaggagaaggagaaggacgctgtggagctcgacgaccgtGGCAACGAGAGCGACACAAACTCGGTCAGCACCGCCGTCAATGTGAGGACAAACGGCGTCGGGTCTGCGCCCGATGCTCTCAGGCAACGCTAG
- a CDS encoding uncharacterized protein (Optic atrophy 3 protein (OPA3)), translating into MASIKIFSLAVKTLAKPIAATIKQQAVTHERFRRICINFAQAMHRTEARMRMGLLNEEARNIKPLNEAKAVQNGASMMAETFLFALGASLVLGETYRSSRKNVKRRDLVAERLEDLEEAVEKLNEHAAQDVQHLQERSDALEKALKTVVANGLRAGWLGLGHNDTEVQRLISELPGQPFALRNRDGTEADDGVETVGVEESVVEQVSSARPLADPPVDHETPTPPKVKPT; encoded by the exons ATGGCATCGATCAAGATCTTCAGCTTGGCCGTAAAG ACGCTGGCCAAGCCGATTGCCGCAACCATCAAGCAGCAGGCCGTGAC TCATGAGAGGTTTCGTCGCATTTGCATCAATTTCGCGCAG GCGATGCATCGCACGGAGGCGCGCATGCGCATGGGGTTGCTCAACGAGGAGGCTAGGAACATCAAGCCTCTCAACGAGGCCAA GGCCGTGCAGAATGGCGCATCAATGATGGCAGAGACGTTCCTTTTCGCTCTCGGCGCGTCCCTGGTACTGGGTGAAACGTACCGCTCGTCGCGGAAGAACGTCAAGCGACGCGATCTCGTTGCTGAACGACtggaggacctcgaggaggcggtggagaAGCTCAACGAACACGCGGCCCAGGACGTCCAGCATTTGCAGGAGAG GAGtgacgccctcgagaaGGCCCTCAAGACGGTCGTGGCCAACGGCCTGCGCGCCGGCTGGCTCGGCCTGGGACACAACGATACCGAGGTGCAGCGGCTCATCAGCGAGCTCCCGGGACAGCCGTTCGCGCTGCGCAATCGCGATGGtaccgaggccgacgacggtGTGGAGACGgtgggcgtcgaggagtCCGTCGTGGAACAggtgagctcggcgcgacCACTCGCCGACCCACCTGTGGACCACGAGACGCCGACCCCACCCAAAGTCAAACCCACATAG
- a CDS encoding uncharacterized protein (emp24/gp25L/p24 family/GOLD), whose protein sequence is MRVLLSVVASLLLLAGAHATALTTILKAGEKACYYADVDGAGEKVGFYFAIQSGGNFEIDWVVMDPEDRIIIEGDNERQGDYIFTAKQIGEYSFCFANEAAGTDKLIDFDIMVESEPRHVLSASQAPLKDHTSALEESTYKINGLLSSIQRLQKYFHTRHHRNYSTVLSTQSRLFWFTILECVAVVAMSLAQIWILKTFFSRSGSRRFRV, encoded by the exons AtgcgcgtcctcctctcggTGGTCgcgtccctcctcctcctggctggcgcgcacgcgacTGCGCTCACTACCATCCTCAAGGCGGGCGAGAAGGCGTGCTATTATGCTGATGTTGATGGTGCTGGCGAGAAAGTCG GCTTCTACTTTGCCATCCAATCCGGCGGCAACTTTGAGATTGACTGGGTCGTGATGGACCCCGAGGACAGGATTAtcatcgagggcgacaACGAGCGGCAAGGCGACTACATCTTCACGGCTAAGCAAATTGGAGAGTACTCGTTCTGCTTTGCCAACGAAGCGGCGGGCACGGATAAGCTGATTGACTTTGA CATCATGGTCGAGTCTGAACCTCGCCACGTCCTCTCGGCATCGCAGGCACCGCTCAAGGACCACACCTCggccctcgaggagagcACGTACAAGATCAACGGGTTACTCTCCAGCATCCAGCGTCTGCAGAAGTACTTCCACacccgccaccaccgcaaTTACTCGACCGTGCTGTCGACCCAGAGCCGTCTGTTCTGGTTCACCATTCTCGAGTgtgtcgccgtcgtcgccatgtCTCT GGCACAGATCTGGATCCTCAAGACGttcttctcgcgctcgggcAG CCGAAGGTTCCGCGTCTGA
- a CDS encoding uncharacterized protein (Sodium-phosphate symporter which plays a fundamental housekeeping role in phosphate transport), with the protein MPLHQYDYVLAIGTMFAVLDAYNNGANDVANAWATSVSSRSVSYRQAMIFGTIFEMLGAITVGARTADTIKNGIIPNSAFRGDAGVQMLAFTCALVAASSWVMWCTRHSAHVSSTYSLISAVAGVGIATVGAKNVRWGWYGGKGLGAIFAGLGMAPAAAGCFGAIIFSLIRLVVHVRRNPVKWAVFTSPVWFLVAGTICTLSIVYKGSPNLKLNKKPGWYIASVTLGVGFGLALLSALTFVPYLYCLVINKDKDIRWYHMFLGPLNFKRPRPEGEDNQARVRDYAVVQHDADFADEKTLAGVESPDDEAFKQLPPAALDGTPNIMTTPATLVGRESQQLSYREIMARNEERFHAKLRKKRGPLGWAMRTLHENPIGKGEIYERHNIIAFIKRIPAYVVCGALYGLHYDIHAAQSGVSGTPEGDRMERVYSHAKKYSNEVEHTYSFVQVLTACTASFAHGANDIGNAAGPWAVIYTAWKTGNAAAAKAPVPIWQLVFLSATISLGLVTYGYNIMKVMGNKITYHSPSRGCSMEMGAAITVLVFSQYSLPVSTSMCITGATVGVGLCNGTLKAVNFQRIGLLVLAWIMTIPVAGTIAGVLMGIVLNAPHFKV; encoded by the exons ATGCCGCTTCATCAATATGATTATGTCTTGGCGATCGGTACAATGTtcgccgtccttgatgCGTACAACAACGGTGCTA ACGATGTTGCCAACGCTTGGGCGacctcggtctcgtcgcGCTCTGTCTCCTACAGGCAAGCAATGATCTTCGGCACCATCTTCGAGATGCTCGGTGCCATCACCGTCGGTGCTCGTACTGCCGACACAATCAAGAACGGTATTATTCCCAACTCGGCCTTTAGGGGTGACGCAGGTGTTCAGATGCTTGCCTTTACCtgcgccctcgtcgccgcttcttcttgggtCATGTGGTGCACGCGCCACTCCGCTCACGTCTCTTCAACCTACTCGCTCATTTCcgccgtcgctggcgtTGGTATTGCCACTGTCGGAGCTAAGAACGTTCGGTGGGGCTGGTACGGG ggcaagggcctcgGTGCCATCTTTGCTGGTCTCGGAATGGCGCCTGCTGCGGCAGGCTGCTTCGGTGCCATCATTTTCTCTTTGATTCGCCTTGTCGTCCACGTTCGTCGCAACCCCGTCAAGTGGGCTGTCTTCACATCTCCTGTCTGGTTCCTTGTCGCTGGAACCATCTGCACCCTGTCCATTGTCTACAAGGGCTCGCCTAACCTTAAGCTCAACAAGAAGCCCGGTTGGTACATCGCCTCGGTCACCCTTGGTGTCGGCTTTGGTCTCGCACTTCTCTCGGCTCTCACCTTTGTTCCTTACCTTTACTGCCTTGTCATcaacaaggacaaggacattCGCTGGTACCACATGTTCCTGGGCCCTCTCAACTTCAAGCGTCCCCGccccgagggcgaggacaacCAGGCTCGTGTCCGTGACTACGCTGTTGTTCAGCACGACGCGGACTTTGCCGATGAGAAGACCCTCGCTGGTGTCGAGTCCCCCGACGATGAAGCTTTCAAGCAGCTCCCTCCTGCCGCCCTTGACGGTACCCCCAACATCATGACCACCCCTGCCACACTTGTCGGCCGTGAGAGCCAGCAGCTTTCGTACCGCGAGATCATGGCCCGCAACGAGGAGCGCTTCCACGCCAAGCTCCGCAAGAAGCGCGGTCCTCTCGGCTGGGCGATGCGCACTCTGCACGAGAACCCCatcggcaagggcgagatCTACGAGAGGCACAACATCATTGCTTTCATCAAGCGTATCCCTGCCTACGTCGTCTGCGGTGCTCTGTACGGTCTTCACTACGACATCCACGCTGCCCAGTCCGGTGTCTCGGGTACCCCGGAGGGTGATCGCATGGAGCGCGTCTACAGCCACGCCAAGAAGTACTCcaacgaggtcgagcacaCCTACTCCTTCGTCCAGGTCCTCACCGCTTGCACTGCCTCCTTCGCCCACGGTGCCAACGACATTGGCAATGCCGCCGGTCCCTGGGCCGTCATCTACACCGCCTGGAAGACCGGCAACGCCGCGGCTGCCAAGGCTCCCGTTCCCATCTGGCAGCTCGTTTTCCTTTCGGCCACCATCTCCCTTGGCCTGGTGACTTACGG CTACAACATTATGAAGGTCATGGGCAACAAGATCACTTaccactcgccctcgcgtGGTTGCTCGATGGAGATGGGCGCGGCCAtcaccgtcctcgtcttctcgCAGTACTCGCTTCCTGTCTCCACCTCCATGTGCATCACCGGCGCCACCGTCGGTGTTGGTCTCTGCAACGGTACCCTCAAGGCCGTCAACTTCCAGCGTATCGGCCTCTTGGTGTTGGCCTGGATCATGACCATCCCCGTCGCAGGTACCATTGCCGGTGTCCTCATGGGCATCGTCCTCAACGCTCCTCACTTCAAGGTTTAA